The Acutalibacter muris genomic sequence TCCTGCTGTGCGGCATGAGCAACGCCACGTTCTACCGCCGCCTGCGGGAGCTGCGCCTAGGAAACACCCCCAAATAATCAACGCAACCCCTATCAAATTGTGTACTTTTTGATAGTTCCTTTTATTTAAGTAATTTTACCATACAAAGCAAGATTTTGCAACATCTATTTGAGTGCATAATTACAAAGCATTTTCCTTGCAGCAGCTGCTGAGCTGTCAAATGTTGTATTTCTCAAAAAGTACACTTTATTGCACTTGGAGCGAAGGAGACACCTTTGAAAGCGATATTTATGAACCCGCAGAAAGCTATCACTCAGGCATATATTATTTTATTAATGACAGCATTCCTGTTCTTCACCGGGGCAAAAGGGTATGCGGATATAACCCTGTCAAAATTCCTCGCCTTTTCCCTATTATCCTGCACATATGTCGTCTCTATGGCTGTAGCGAGCATTGCCGCGGCCAGGGTATGTCGGCCTTTATCAGCGGTAGCTCTGTTAAAAAAACTTTCTTGGCCACAGCGGGCCGCCCTGTTGTACCTGTCTGTCACCTGGATATCTGCGTTTGCGTCCCCATATTGGCCGGAGACCGTTCTTGGGGCCAGCAGGTATGAGGGAGCGTTTACTATAACCCTGTACGTGCTATGCTTTCTACTGGTTGCGGCCTATGGGGAGGCTGACCGGCTGCTCCTGTGGGCGCTGGTTGCAGTGGTTACGTTAGAGAGTCTTCTTTGCATTGTGCAGCTTACGGGGAAAAACCCTTTCGGACTGTACCCCAAAGGATACAGTTATTTTGATGCGGGAAAGGCATATGGAGGGGAATACCTGGGCACTTTGGGGAACACTGACCTTCTGGCGGCCTTTTACTGCCTTGCCGTACCCATTCTGGCATATGGCATGGCATATATGAAAGGGGTCAAGCGCCTTGCACTCTTGGCCGCCTTTGCGCTGTCGTCCTATATCCTTGTCAGGATATCCGTTATGGCAGGTTTTGTGGGCATTGCGGCAGGCTTGCTGCTGGCGCTGCCAATGGGCTTTAGAGAGAAGCGCACGCGGCTTATATGCGCGGCAGCTCTGGCAGGTCTGCTGCTTGCGGCGCTGCTGACTCTATACATTGCCGACCCGCCCGTCGGGATGCCGCACGAAATCCACAATATACTGCATGGAGATTTTGACAGTTCCTTCGGCAGCGGGCGCATACATATATGGAAAGAAGTTGCTGCCGCTGCCGTTACCCGCCCGCTGCTGGGCTCTGGTCCCGATACCATGATAAATGGCGGGCTTGAGCCCTTTACGCGCTATGACGCGGAGCTGGGCATTAAGATAGTGGCAATGATAGACACTGCCCATAACGAATATCTCAATATCTGGTACCACCAGGGGATACTCGCGCTGGGAGCTTACATATGGCTGCTGGTACTGCTGGTGAAACGGTGGACAGCCGCCGCGCCGGCAGACGGCGCCGCATTGGCTCTTGGCGCTGGTATTATAGGCTACTGCGCGCAGGCATTCTTCGGGTTCAGTATGTGCATTACCGCGCCGTTCTTCTGGACGGCGCTGGGGCTGCTGGCCCGCAGAATTGATCCCGCCAAAGGAAAGGAGTGATAGCCACGAATTAAGTTCTTACCGGGCCCGACCCGGTAAGCCCGGGTGCCGCCCGGGGCCTGCCGGGGAAACGAAAGACACATTAAACATTTAGGAGGGTTTTAAGAATGGCAAAAAAGCTATTAGCAAGTATCCTGGCCGTGCTCATGGTCTTGTCCATGGTGCCTCTGTCGGCGCTGGCGCAGGAGGAAACGGCACAAATTGAAATACCTCAAGACGTGCCCATCGCCAGTGGTGAGGGTGACTGGTCTGAATTCGAAGATGCATCTGGCCTGACGCTGGACTATTGGCTGCCAATCTCAGGGGAGGCTCTGGACACAATAAGAAAAAACTTTGATGGCTTGACAGTTTTCGTTCCTGATTCAGACGGTCAATATCTCGTTGAGGCAGAAAACGTGACTGCAACTTTTTATCCGGCAGAAACAGATGGAAACCTCCCACCACAACCTGATAAGCTGAAAATGACCTTTAAAGGCCTCGTCAAAGAAGAAACTGTCTATTACATTGCACTAAAGATTTATAGTCAAGACGAGAACAATGCTGATGTGTTCGAAACAGCTTACGTAAAAGTAGTTGTTCCGAAGACTTCAGTCAACCTCGGTGACTATCATTATATTACCATGGATAGAAGCCAGGTTATATTGGGTGCAAAATCTCTGCCTGTGGCCACATGTGAATCGAAGCATATAATCTTAAAAACCACATGGACAAGGGATGGGAAAGAAGTAGACTGTGTGGAGGAAGGCGGTACTTACATCGCTGCCATTACCGTAACTACTGACGAAGGTTATGAACTGCCAGAGGGCACGACATTCAACTTTGGCGGTCCCTTCGAAAGTTATGAAGTTAAGGAGGGCGTTATAACCGTTGAAGTAGAAGTCGCACCCCCTACTGATATCAAAACTGCACAAATCTGTGTTTCCGGCAGTGATTTGCTCCTTCTCGACTATGAAGGTGAGGATTTGAGTAATTTTATTCGGGTCAGCCACAAGGATCCCAATGAATATGATTATATCGATGGAAAGTACTACGAAATTTCTATTACACAAGATGGTCAGCCTGCGGAACTTATAAAAGCCGGCAAATATATCGTTACAGCCACAGGCAAGCTTAGCTACACAGGAGAAATAACCGCTGAAATTACAATTCAGAAATTTGAACTTGACTTATCGAAAGAGACCTGGGATACTAAACCCAACATTGTTTATGACAGTGAGATTCATAAACCTACACTATCTTATGATGGCGGCAGATGGGTGGATATAACTTATTCCTACACAAAGGACGGTACTCAAGTAGATTCCCCCAAGGATGTTGGCACATACACCGCAACTGCCGCTGTTAGCCTTAAAGATGAATACGACTCTGACAGTGTAAACTTAACTGGCCTGACAGACGGCAAGCTCACGTTCAACTATACGATTGAACCGGCGACCATTACGAGCCTTCTTATTGCCCCGCAAAATACGGAGGCTGCAAAAATCGAAACAGGAACTGTACTGAAAGCCACCAACCTTCCTGCGGATGCGGAGGGCACATACCAGTGGACCATTAACGGAAAAGTCAAAGAGGGCGCAGCCGAAGCCACTTATACCGTTGCTGATGGTGACGCGAACATTGCGCTGACCTTTATACCTGAAGAGAACGGCAACTATGTGAGCTCCCCGGTGACAAGCAACACTGTCAATGTTGGCAGCACTGTCATCGCGGAGGGTGGTGTTAGCCTGGCCGAGGGTCAGTTTACGTACTCGGGCAAGGCGCAGGAACCCAATGTCACTGTCACTGTTGGCGAAGCTGCCTTGACCAAGGGCACTGACTTCACCGTGACCTACAGTAATAATACCAATGCCGGAACGGCAACCGTTACTGTGGTCGGCACAGGCAATTATGCCGGAACGGTTACTAAAGAGTTTACAATCGACAAGGCCACTCCATCGGTTGCGAATACATCGCTTCGTGTCGCGGTTGGGTCCACCGTGTCCGTCACCGTTGTCACGGATGACACAGCGGAGGTTTGGGTTAACAGTGAAGATCTTGACAGCGACATACGGTTCTATCATTTCCTGGATGTGAATTATTCCGGAAATGTCATTTCTTTCAAAGGAATAAAAGCCGGTACAATCACAGCAATAATTCACGCTAAGGAGAGTACAAACTATTTGGCGGGGCACATAAGACTGACCTTCAATATTACTGCGCCGTCCGGCGGCGGTTCCGGCTCAGGCGGCGGCTCGGGGAGCGTTGCGCCTCCCACACCACCCACGCCCCCCACGCCTCCGGATGTCCCCACCACACCCAGCGCTTCGGTGAAGCCCTCCGTGTCCCCTGACGGCACGGCTACCGGCAAGGTGGATAGCTCGGTCATTGACGGCCTTATCAATAAGGCTGACTCCAAAACGGAAGAGGTCGTCGTTGACGTAAATGCTCCCGGGAACGCAGATCAGGTGAATACCGAGTTGCCCGCTGCTTCGTTAAAAGATTTGGCAGACAAGACAAATGCGGATTTGACAATCTCCACGCCTGTTACAAACGTTACTCTTCCCCAGGAGGCCCTGGAGGAGCTGGGCAAGATTGACGGCACCGTTACTGTTACGGTGGCTCAAGCTGACTCCGGCACGGCGGAAGCTCCCGGCACGAAGATACAGGTTACTGTCACCAATGACGGCACACAGGTCAGAGTCGGCGTAACCGCTACTGTTCCCGGCAAGGTTATTGAGGATATGTCCTCTCGCGACAACTCCAGCGTCACTGTGTCCACCCCTGCTGCGGAAATTACTCTGCCAAATAAAACGCTAAAGGCTATGGGCGGCAAAAACGTGAACGTTACAACTTCCGTTGGTGACAACGCTGTGACTATTGATGTAAAGCGCGACAGCGCCTCTATCGGCGATATGGATATGAAAGTCTCGCTTCCCATGGACGATTCTGCAAGCGAGGGCACCGTGGCTTTTATGGTAATAGATGGCCGGGAGACCCTGCTGCCAAAGTCCGTCATGACTGACGGCAGTCTGAATGTCCTGCTGAATACAGGCAAGGCAACCATCGTTTATAAGGACAACAGCAAGCCCTTTGGTGACAGCACAAAAATACCCAGCTGGGCAAAGGCGAGCTTTGCCTCCAGCCGCGGCCTGATTGCGGGCATTGAGGACGCAAGCGGCACGGTCAACTTTGCGCCGAACAAGCCCACGACCCGCGGACAGCTGGTTGCCATGCTGCACCGCCTGGAGAGCAAGCCTAATGCGGGCAACAGCAGCTTTGATGACGTTTCTGACAGCTCTTGGTACGCGGAGGCAGCCGCCTGGGGCAAGCAGACCGGCATAGTTGCCGGTACCAGCGCGGGCTTCCAGGGCAACCGCAACATCTCCCGCCAGGAGATAGTTATGATGCTCTACCAGTATATGAACAAAGTGACGGGAGCCAAAGGTACCTCCAAGGAATACAGCGGTGTTGGCGACGCAAGCTCCGTCGGTTCCTGGGCCAGTGATGCCATGAAATGGGCCTATGGTTCCGGAATCATCTTCGGAAAACCTGCCGGTGGCAGTACCAATCTTGCTCCTAAGGATACCGCTACCAGAGCGGAAGTCTCCGCCATTCTGGAGCGCTTTGTGAAACTTATTGCCGAGTAATGGGGTTTTATAGCTAGATATAATGTGTAAAAACAGGGGTAGGGGCAGCAGCTTCCGTCCCTGTTTTTGTATTAGTTAACGTTTACTGGCGCTTGCTAAGCGTGGGTATTTATATCTTTAATTATAGAACACGTCCAGATCCGCATCGGTCATTGGGTGCTGTTTCAGCGTGAAGTGGCCATTGGTGCGGAAATCGTATATCTGCACCTCCTTTGTCTGCCGCCGAGGCCCAGCGGGACACTTGTCGAAGAAGATTACATTTGCCTTAACCCCCGGTCTTCATGGGCTCCGGGCGGACGCAACGCACCAATAGAATGGCGCATCAAAGTCAGACTTAAGCCTAAATAGGATACCACCAGTTCCGCATAGCCCGCCATCTTCTTTTTCTGTTACAGCAGCACATCGCCCCATTTCGCCACGACGACCCATAACGATATCATTATTTCTAAGTTTATACGAATCTAATTCGTTTGCTTTTTTGCAAGAAACTGTTACACTTGTCTCCGTGTCAAACGCCTCCTTCAGTACCCCCAGCCTTTCCTTTGCCATTTTCAGCTCGGCCACGCTGGCGTCCAGATGGGAGAACAGCTCCTCAATGCTGGCAACAATGCGCTCTTGCTCCGAAATGACCGGAACAGGCATTTCAATATTCAATAAGTCTCTCTTCGCAAGGCTAGGAATGGTAGTAGACTTATCCAACGCCTTAAAATTAAAGGACAGGCAAAAATAGAATAAATATTTGGATAACAGTTCTTGACCGAGAAATACACCAAAAGCTGTATCGACATTCTAAAAACGCTCATAATCCTCCCCGAACACCTCATAGAACCGCTCCTTCGGTCGAATGGGCTCAGGTCCTCCAGCTCCACACTGATGGAAGCGGCAATGTGGTCTTTGATGAGCCGCAGCCACTCCATCTGCTCATCAGTGAAGTGGAGGGCCCGGCGTTACGGCGGAAGGAGCACTGCTGGAAGTTGTAGTTGACCCGCTCGGCGAAAGGGGCCAGCGTCTCCACCGCGCCCAGCTCGAATCGGACGAGGGCACCCGGTCGACCAGTTGGGGCGCGATCCCACGCTTTACCTTGTCCGGCTGGCGGATAGCGTAGCAGTCCCACAGCCGGTCCAGCGTGATGTGCCGGACCTTCAACTTCTGTCTTTTCGACTCTGGGTATATGTAGATTGCTGTTTCAGGGCACTGATGCAAACCTCACTATATATGAATAATTATACCATATTCGCAGAGATATTTCAACCGCGCAACGAAGCCTTAGGAGGAAATTTGAATTTTAGGCACAAAATATTGTGTACAGACGGTGACGGAAATTCTTTCCGCCACGTTCTAAAACCAACAAAATGACGTTTTTATCGTGGATGGAGAATCTTTCAATCCTTACCCTGCCCATTTTTTATGGCCTTGTATATACTGTCAGAAACGCTTTTATTTCCCCCAATGATTTCGGCTTCCCAAACTCGAATAACATTTCCCAGCCCATTCGTGACAATAAATTGTTCAATGAAAGCCGAATTCGTCCATTTGATTTTCGTTTCCTTGTCTGCCTCCCTCTGATCTTGTAGGCTAAAGCAGTATTTTAGCATACTCTTCATGACCACTCGGAAATCCTCGCTGGCAAAAAGTGCGTCTAATGCTCCAGGGTAATCTTCTGCAAACTGCCCAAGTTCCCGCAAAACGCTACACTTTCCTCGCTCATATCAAGAAACTTACACACCCCAGCCAAATCCATATCAAAGCTCTTAGGCCTTGTTTGAAAAAAGGCAGGAAATCGGCTAAATCAACAAAATGGCAATGGATGCGAGATAGACAAAGGCGAGAAAAGAGGCATCGAGCTTGTCATAACGCGTGGCAATTCTGCGAAACCATTTAATTTTCTGGAAGAAACACTCAATCAAATGGCGCTCCTTGTATAGATGCCAGTCTACCGGCCAGGGCTCAGCAATATTGCTTTGAGGCGGGAGCACATAGCTGGCTCCATGCTCTGAAATGTAGTCCCGGATCGCTTGCGCTCCATAGGCACGATCTGCCAACACATGGCTGCCGCTGATTTCAATTTTATCCAACAGTTCGATCGCATGAATGGAATCGTGGTCATTTCCAGCAGACAGAAGAAATGTCACCGGATTGCCAAGGCCGTCCACTATCGCGTGTAATTTGGTATTTAGACCGCCTCTGGTACGTCCAACTGCCTTATTCTCTGTTTTTCCCCCCGCCATTGGCGCTTTCATGCACCTTGATACAAGTGGAGTCTATGCTCAGGTTTTCCATATCTGCATCCGCAGACAGCTCACGAAATACCATCTCCAGAGTGCCATCGTCACGCCATTTGGCAAAGCGGGCATACACCGACTGCCAAGGACCGTAAGCCTCCGGCAGTTCCCTCCATTGTGCACCACTTCGCGCGATCCAGAGCATTCCCTTCAGCCTCCTCCGGTTATCTTTTCGGGGCCGTCCACGTTTCCCTGTTGTTTCTGGTGGCAGCAGCCTCTTGCTTCGTTCCCATTGTTCCTTTGTCAATTCATATCGTTTCATGCTTCTATTGTCGCACGATTTATCTTTTTGTGCAACTTTTATTTTTCAAACAAGTTCTAATTCCCTCCTTTTTTGTTCATACGCAGCAATAAAAACAGCAGATATGGCGCGCCCAGTATACCGGTTATCACGCCCACCGGATAGCGGGCGGGGAAGGCATATTGTCCGCAGAGGTCGGCGGCAAGCACCAGCACCGCGCCCACAAGCGCGGAAGAAACCATGTTGCCCTTCCCTCCGCCGGTAAGGCGGTCAGCAATAGGCCCAGATAAGAACGCCACTGAGGCGATGGGCCCTGTGGAAGCTGTGGCAAAGGCTGTCAGGCACAGGGCGCACAGGATGAGCAGCAGGCGTGTCCGGCTGGGATGTGCGCCCAGGGTTTGGGCGTATTCCTCGCCCATCTGCATCACGGAGAGGTGCTGGTTCAGCAGCATAATCCCGCCGCCAGCAATGGCCAGCACCCCGATGAGCAGGGGCACATTTTCCATTTTGACCCCATTCAGGCTCCCACTGAGCCACCGCATGGCGCTGGGTACATCGTACTCCGAGGCTTTCAGCAGGGTCCAAGAGATGACCGCGTTGAGGAACGCCTGCATCCCGATGCCCACTAAAATCAACCGTCCGTTGGAGAAACCCGCACCCTGGGAAAAGAACCAGATTGCTCCTGCCACCACGATGCCAGAAACCACGGCGGAAACAGACACCAGCGCACCGCTCCAGCCCAATACCAAAATGGCGAACACCGCCGCTACGCTGGCCCCGGAGGTTACGCCGATTATATCCGGGCTGGCCAGGGGATTTCGTAGCAGCTTCTGGAAGGTGTTGCCTGCCATGCCAAAGCACAGCCCGGCCAGCAGTCCCGTAAGCACCCGGGGCAGGCGCAGGGTCTTGATGGTGAAAGTCGCGCCCTTGACCGATTCACCGTTCAGGACGCGGAAGATGGTCTGGGGGCTGTAGAAGGTCTGACCGAAAACCATGCCGAAGCAGACCAGCCCCGCCGCCAGCACAGCCAGCGCCGCGCACACAGCAATATAGCGCCTGCGTCTTTTTTGAAAACCCAAAAAGATAGGGGTCTGCTGATTATTCATAGGGCACGCACCTTGACCTTTCTCACAATGAAGATGAACACCGGCGCGC encodes the following:
- a CDS encoding S-layer homology domain-containing protein → MAKKLLASILAVLMVLSMVPLSALAQEETAQIEIPQDVPIASGEGDWSEFEDASGLTLDYWLPISGEALDTIRKNFDGLTVFVPDSDGQYLVEAENVTATFYPAETDGNLPPQPDKLKMTFKGLVKEETVYYIALKIYSQDENNADVFETAYVKVVVPKTSVNLGDYHYITMDRSQVILGAKSLPVATCESKHIILKTTWTRDGKEVDCVEEGGTYIAAITVTTDEGYELPEGTTFNFGGPFESYEVKEGVITVEVEVAPPTDIKTAQICVSGSDLLLLDYEGEDLSNFIRVSHKDPNEYDYIDGKYYEISITQDGQPAELIKAGKYIVTATGKLSYTGEITAEITIQKFELDLSKETWDTKPNIVYDSEIHKPTLSYDGGRWVDITYSYTKDGTQVDSPKDVGTYTATAAVSLKDEYDSDSVNLTGLTDGKLTFNYTIEPATITSLLIAPQNTEAAKIETGTVLKATNLPADAEGTYQWTINGKVKEGAAEATYTVADGDANIALTFIPEENGNYVSSPVTSNTVNVGSTVIAEGGVSLAEGQFTYSGKAQEPNVTVTVGEAALTKGTDFTVTYSNNTNAGTATVTVVGTGNYAGTVTKEFTIDKATPSVANTSLRVAVGSTVSVTVVTDDTAEVWVNSEDLDSDIRFYHFLDVNYSGNVISFKGIKAGTITAIIHAKESTNYLAGHIRLTFNITAPSGGGSGSGGGSGSVAPPTPPTPPTPPDVPTTPSASVKPSVSPDGTATGKVDSSVIDGLINKADSKTEEVVVDVNAPGNADQVNTELPAASLKDLADKTNADLTISTPVTNVTLPQEALEELGKIDGTVTVTVAQADSGTAEAPGTKIQVTVTNDGTQVRVGVTATVPGKVIEDMSSRDNSSVTVSTPAAEITLPNKTLKAMGGKNVNVTTSVGDNAVTIDVKRDSASIGDMDMKVSLPMDDSASEGTVAFMVIDGRETLLPKSVMTDGSLNVLLNTGKATIVYKDNSKPFGDSTKIPSWAKASFASSRGLIAGIEDASGTVNFAPNKPTTRGQLVAMLHRLESKPNAGNSSFDDVSDSSWYAEAAAWGKQTGIVAGTSAGFQGNRNISRQEIVMMLYQYMNKVTGAKGTSKEYSGVGDASSVGSWASDAMKWAYGSGIIFGKPAGGSTNLAPKDTATRAEVSAILERFVKLIAE
- a CDS encoding FecCD family ABC transporter permease, translating into MNNQQTPIFLGFQKRRRRYIAVCAALAVLAAGLVCFGMVFGQTFYSPQTIFRVLNGESVKGATFTIKTLRLPRVLTGLLAGLCFGMAGNTFQKLLRNPLASPDIIGVTSGASVAAVFAILVLGWSGALVSVSAVVSGIVVAGAIWFFSQGAGFSNGRLILVGIGMQAFLNAVISWTLLKASEYDVPSAMRWLSGSLNGVKMENVPLLIGVLAIAGGGIMLLNQHLSVMQMGEEYAQTLGAHPSRTRLLLILCALCLTAFATASTGPIASVAFLSGPIADRLTGGGKGNMVSSALVGAVLVLAADLCGQYAFPARYPVGVITGILGAPYLLFLLLRMNKKGGN
- a CDS encoding O-antigen ligase family protein yields the protein MTAFLFFTGAKGYADITLSKFLAFSLLSCTYVVSMAVASIAAARVCRPLSAVALLKKLSWPQRAALLYLSVTWISAFASPYWPETVLGASRYEGAFTITLYVLCFLLVAAYGEADRLLLWALVAVVTLESLLCIVQLTGKNPFGLYPKGYSYFDAGKAYGGEYLGTLGNTDLLAAFYCLAVPILAYGMAYMKGVKRLALLAAFALSSYILVRISVMAGFVGIAAGLLLALPMGFREKRTRLICAAALAGLLLAALLTLYIADPPVGMPHEIHNILHGDFDSSFGSGRIHIWKEVAAAAVTRPLLGSGPDTMINGGLEPFTRYDAELGIKIVAMIDTAHNEYLNIWYHQGILALGAYIWLLVLLVKRWTAAAPADGAALALGAGIIGYCAQAFFGFSMCITAPFFWTALGLLARRIDPAKGKE
- a CDS encoding restriction endonuclease subunit S produces the protein MLSKYLFYFCLSFNFKALDKSTTIPSLAKRDLLNIEMPVPVISEQERIVASIEELFSHLDASVAELKMAKERLGVLKEAFDTETSVTVSCKKANELDSYKLRNNDIVMGRRGEMGRCAAVTEKEDGGLCGTGGILFRLKSDFDAPFYWCVASARSP